In the Penaeus chinensis breed Huanghai No. 1 chromosome 31, ASM1920278v2, whole genome shotgun sequence genome, one interval contains:
- the LOC125041998 gene encoding uncharacterized protein LOC125041998 yields the protein MADPDPDKVKAIVQMTAPHTVKQVRQFLGATGFFRKHVQDYVTIAAPLSSLLKKQAKFHWAYFSRKLREGENKFPTIDVEALAVVEAVRTHELSFYDYKLIYKPGASHYVPDSLSRKISPIDEILDTQTVAAGQQEDPLWSEIRDYLQEHRILRRRIPLNLEEFEMRDNLLHYLRVLPGRVVSQLVIPCNLRTRALEAIHADAASAHPGIFRTYCCLRDHYYFPQMLAETKNM from the exons ATGGCGGACCCAG ATCCAGATAAGGTGAAGGCAATTGTGCAAATGACTGCCCCACATACAGTGAAGCAAGTGCGCCAGTTTCTGGGAGCCACTGGATTCTTTAGAAAACATGTCCAAGATTATGTCACTATAGCtgctcctttatcttctctgctGAAGAAGCAGGCCAAATTCCACTGGG CGTACTTTTCCAGGAAACTTCGGGAAGGAGAGAACAAGTTCCCAACTATAGATGTGGAAGCCCTGGCAGTAGTCGAAGCAGTAAGAAC CCATGAACTTTCATTTTATGACTACAAGTTGATATACAAACCTGGTGCATCGCATTATGTGCCAGATTCATTAAGTCGTAAGATTTCCCCAATTGATGAGATATTGGATACCCAGACAGTGGCTGCTGGTCAACAGGAAGATCCGTTATGGAGCGAGATTCGTGATTACCTCCAGGAACATAGGATACTCCGACGCAGGATCCCACTCAACCTTGAGGAGTTCGAGATGAGAGACAACCTATTACATTATCTCCGGGTGCTTCCAGGAAGGGTTGTCAGTCAGCTGGTTATTCCATGTAATCTGCGGACCAGGGCTCTGGAGGCTATCCATGCAGATGCAGCTTCTGCTCATCCAGGAATTTTCCGGACTTACTGTTGTCTCAGGGATCATTACTATTTTCCCCAAATGCTGGCCGAGACGAAGAATATGTGA